The Gillisia sp. Hel_I_86 genome has a segment encoding these proteins:
- a CDS encoding acetyl-CoA C-acyltransferase: MRTAYIVKAYRTAVGKAPRGVFRFKRPDELAAETIQYMMEKLPDFDKERIDDVIVGNAMPEAEQGLNVGRLISLMGLDTVKVPGVTVNRYCASGLETIAIASAKIQAGMADCIIAGGAESMSYIPMGGYKPVPDYKLAVQGHEDYYWGMGLTAEAVANEYKVSREDQDEFAFNSHQKALKALKEDRFQDQIVPITVDETYVDENGKKQTRSYTVNKDEGPRADTSKEVLAKLRPVFADGGSVTAGNSSQMSDGAAFTLIMSEEMVKEFNLEPIARLVSYTAVGIEPRIMGVAPITAIPKALKQAGLQQNDLEVIELNEAFASQSLAIVRTLGLDPDRVNVNGGAISMGHPLGCTGAKLSVQLFDEMRKRDLKNKYGMVTMCVGTGQGAAGVYEFLS; encoded by the coding sequence ATGAGAACAGCATATATAGTAAAAGCATACAGAACTGCAGTAGGAAAAGCCCCTCGAGGGGTATTCAGGTTTAAAAGACCAGATGAACTGGCTGCGGAAACCATCCAATATATGATGGAGAAACTTCCTGATTTTGACAAGGAAAGAATAGACGATGTTATTGTTGGAAACGCAATGCCAGAGGCAGAACAAGGTTTAAACGTAGGTAGATTGATCTCTTTAATGGGATTAGATACAGTAAAGGTTCCAGGGGTTACCGTAAACAGGTATTGTGCATCTGGATTGGAAACTATTGCTATTGCATCTGCTAAGATTCAGGCAGGAATGGCAGATTGTATTATTGCAGGGGGAGCAGAAAGCATGAGTTACATCCCAATGGGAGGATATAAGCCTGTTCCAGATTATAAACTTGCCGTGCAAGGCCATGAAGATTATTATTGGGGAATGGGACTTACTGCAGAAGCTGTTGCCAATGAATATAAAGTAAGTAGGGAAGATCAAGATGAATTTGCGTTCAATTCTCATCAAAAAGCATTGAAAGCTTTAAAAGAAGATAGATTTCAAGATCAGATAGTTCCTATAACCGTAGATGAAACTTATGTAGATGAGAACGGTAAAAAGCAAACCAGATCGTATACGGTAAACAAAGATGAAGGTCCTAGAGCTGATACTTCTAAAGAAGTCCTTGCAAAATTAAGACCTGTTTTTGCCGATGGCGGAAGCGTAACCGCCGGAAATTCCTCACAAATGAGCGATGGTGCAGCATTTACCTTGATCATGAGTGAAGAAATGGTGAAAGAATTCAATCTGGAACCAATAGCCAGATTGGTAAGTTATACCGCGGTGGGTATCGAGCCAAGAATTATGGGGGTTGCTCCTATTACTGCAATTCCGAAGGCATTGAAACAAGCTGGGCTCCAGCAAAACGATTTGGAGGTTATAGAGCTTAATGAAGCCTTTGCTTCACAATCTTTAGCAATAGTAAGAACTTTAGGTTTGGATCCAGATAGAGTAAATGTAAATGGTGGAGCAATTTCTATGGGACACCCACTAGGTTGTACCGGTGCAAAACTATCTGTTCAATTATTCGACGAGATGCGCAAACGTGATCTTAAGAACAAATATGGAATGGTAACTATGTGTGTGGGAACAGGACAAGGAGCTGCCGGGGTTTACGAATTCTTATCATAA
- a CDS encoding mechanosensitive ion channel family protein has protein sequence MVSINPELINYLILGIIAVIICFSLAYYALKKIGKDPRNILPVNFANRIWIPLLIFMASLFFQIAIIVKLFRYDYTYTIVGHLSIIGIIVSTAWFLIILLKIFKARILRKYDVSTSDNLKARKVYTQFMILENIIIFIITVLAVGVALMSFDSIRSIGVSLLTSAGIAGIIIGLAAQKAIGTLLAGIQIAITQPIRLEDVVIVDGEWGWIEEITLTYVVVRIWDKRRLVVPTTYFIENNFQNWTRNTSEILGTVFIYTDYEVPFEKLREELTRLLEGSSLWDRKTNVLQVTDATDRSIEIRALMSAKDSPTAWDLRVYIREQLIVFIKENYPESLPKSRVDLKTN, from the coding sequence ATGGTTTCAATCAATCCAGAACTAATAAACTATTTAATTTTAGGTATAATTGCGGTAATAATTTGCTTTTCATTGGCATACTATGCCTTAAAGAAAATAGGCAAAGATCCTAGAAATATACTTCCTGTAAATTTTGCCAATAGAATATGGATTCCATTACTTATTTTCATGGCTTCGCTATTTTTTCAAATAGCAATCATAGTAAAGTTATTCAGGTATGATTACACATATACTATAGTAGGGCATTTAAGTATTATAGGAATTATCGTAAGCACTGCTTGGTTTCTAATAATACTTCTTAAGATTTTTAAAGCTCGTATTCTTAGAAAATATGATGTGTCAACTTCAGATAATTTAAAAGCTCGTAAGGTTTATACGCAGTTCATGATCTTGGAAAATATAATTATCTTTATTATCACAGTATTAGCCGTAGGTGTGGCATTAATGAGTTTTGATAGCATTAGGTCTATTGGTGTTAGTCTTCTTACCTCAGCCGGAATTGCCGGGATTATTATAGGTCTGGCAGCACAAAAGGCCATAGGAACATTATTGGCTGGTATTCAAATAGCCATTACTCAACCAATTAGGTTAGAAGATGTTGTAATTGTAGATGGAGAATGGGGTTGGATTGAAGAAATTACACTTACCTATGTAGTGGTTAGAATTTGGGATAAAAGAAGACTTGTAGTTCCTACTACCTATTTTATTGAAAACAACTTTCAAAACTGGACTAGAAATACGTCAGAAATATTAGGCACTGTTTTTATTTATACAGACTATGAAGTGCCTTTTGAAAAGCTGAGGGAAGAACTTACCAGGCTTTTGGAGGGTTCTTCGTTATGGGACAGAAAAACAAATGTATTGCAAGTTACGGATGCTACTGATAGATCTATAGAAATTAGAGCTTTGATGAGTGCAAAAGATTCTCCAACAGCGTGGGACCTGCGAGTATATATTAGAGAGCAACTGATAGTTTTTATTAAAGAAAATTACCCTGAAAGTCTTCCGAAATCCAGGGTGGATTTAAAAACTAATTAA
- a CDS encoding four helix bundle protein yields MQRHNFKKLKIWHESMALVKETYSFTKSFPDHEKFSLVSQLTRCAVSIPSNIAEGTSKSTLKHFKTYLEISLGSAFEWETQLIIAYNEKYISEEKFWELENKVQQIQKMISGFIDGLIK; encoded by the coding sequence ATGCAAAGGCATAATTTCAAAAAATTGAAGATTTGGCATGAGAGTATGGCTTTAGTTAAAGAAACTTATTCTTTCACAAAAAGTTTTCCTGATCATGAGAAATTCAGTTTGGTATCGCAACTAACAAGATGTGCTGTTTCAATACCTTCCAATATCGCAGAAGGAACTAGTAAAAGTACGTTGAAGCATTTTAAAACATATTTAGAAATTAGTCTAGGTTCAGCTTTTGAATGGGAAACACAGTTAATAATTGCATATAATGAAAAATATATTTCAGAAGAAAAATTTTGGGAATTAGAAAATAAAGTTCAACAAATACAAAAAATGATATCAGGATTTATAGATGGGCTAATAAAATAG
- a CDS encoding acyl-CoA dehydrogenase family protein — MSTETTNKELLRGGQFLVKETLSEDVFTPEDFTEEQKMMKDSVKEFVDREIWPKKEEFENKNYALTEEIMKKAGELGFLGISVPEEYDGLGMGFVSTMLVCDYISGATGSIATAFGAHTGIGTMPITLYGTEEQKKKYVPKLATGEWFGAYCLTEPGAGSDANSGKTKAVLSEDGKSYSISGQKMWISNAGFAKVFIVFARIEDDKNITGFIVENDAENGITFGEEEKKLGIHSSSTRQVFFNETKVPVENMLAGRGDGFKIAMNALNIGRIKLAAACLDAQRRVTDQAVKYANDRIQFNTPIAQFGAIKYKLAEMATSAYVGESASYRAAKNIEDRISKRLEEGNSHAEAELKGVEEYAIECSILKVACSEDIQNCSDEGIQVFGGMGFSADTPMESAWRDARISRIYEGTNEINRMLAVGMLVKKAMKGHVDLLGPATKVGEELTGIPSFDKPDFSVLFAEEKDLLKRLKKVFLMVAGSAVQKFGPKLEEHQQLLLASADILIEIYMAESAILRTEKNVNRFGEETQKEQIAMSKLYLYHAVDIVNQKAKEGIVSFAEGDEQRMMLMGLKRFTKYDNHPNVVKLRNIIAEKLTTENMYCY, encoded by the coding sequence ATGAGCACAGAAACAACCAATAAGGAATTACTTCGCGGAGGTCAATTTTTGGTAAAGGAAACATTAAGCGAAGATGTTTTTACACCAGAAGATTTTACCGAAGAGCAGAAAATGATGAAAGATTCGGTTAAAGAATTTGTAGACCGTGAAATTTGGCCAAAAAAGGAAGAATTCGAAAACAAGAATTACGCGCTTACAGAAGAGATAATGAAGAAAGCCGGAGAGCTCGGTTTTTTAGGCATATCTGTTCCAGAAGAGTATGACGGGCTCGGGATGGGCTTTGTTTCTACCATGTTGGTCTGCGATTATATTAGTGGTGCTACTGGATCTATTGCGACTGCATTTGGTGCCCATACAGGAATTGGAACTATGCCAATTACTTTATACGGCACAGAAGAACAAAAGAAAAAATATGTTCCAAAATTAGCTACTGGAGAATGGTTTGGGGCGTATTGCCTTACAGAACCTGGAGCAGGAAGTGATGCAAACTCTGGTAAAACCAAAGCAGTACTTTCTGAAGATGGAAAAAGTTATAGTATTAGCGGACAAAAAATGTGGATTTCCAATGCAGGTTTCGCAAAGGTATTTATAGTATTCGCAAGAATAGAAGATGATAAAAATATCACCGGTTTTATTGTTGAAAATGATGCTGAAAATGGAATCACTTTTGGGGAAGAAGAAAAGAAATTAGGAATTCATTCCTCCTCCACTCGCCAGGTTTTCTTTAATGAAACGAAGGTGCCTGTAGAAAATATGCTAGCAGGACGGGGGGATGGTTTTAAAATAGCCATGAATGCATTGAATATTGGGCGTATTAAATTAGCTGCGGCTTGTTTGGATGCTCAAAGAAGGGTTACAGATCAGGCAGTAAAATATGCAAATGACAGGATTCAGTTCAATACTCCTATTGCTCAATTTGGGGCCATTAAATATAAATTGGCAGAAATGGCAACTTCGGCATATGTAGGAGAATCTGCTTCTTATCGCGCTGCTAAAAATATTGAAGATAGAATTAGTAAAAGATTGGAAGAAGGAAATTCGCATGCAGAGGCAGAGTTAAAAGGGGTTGAAGAATATGCTATCGAATGCTCTATTTTAAAAGTAGCTTGTTCAGAAGATATTCAGAATTGTAGCGACGAAGGAATCCAAGTATTTGGTGGAATGGGCTTCTCTGCAGATACCCCTATGGAATCTGCTTGGAGAGATGCACGTATTTCCAGGATCTACGAAGGGACTAATGAAATCAATAGAATGTTAGCTGTGGGAATGCTTGTGAAGAAAGCCATGAAAGGACATGTAGACCTTTTAGGACCTGCAACGAAGGTGGGAGAAGAACTTACTGGAATTCCATCTTTTGATAAACCAGATTTTTCGGTGTTGTTTGCGGAAGAAAAAGATCTCTTGAAAAGATTGAAAAAAGTTTTCTTAATGGTAGCTGGTAGTGCTGTTCAAAAATTCGGGCCAAAACTGGAAGAACACCAACAATTACTTTTAGCTTCTGCAGATATTTTAATTGAAATCTACATGGCAGAATCTGCGATTTTACGTACAGAAAAAAATGTGAATCGTTTTGGGGAAGAAACTCAAAAGGAGCAAATTGCTATGTCCAAATTATACCTATACCATGCAGTTGATATTGTTAACCAAAAAGCCAAAGAAGGAATTGTATCTTTTGCTGAAGGCGATGAACAACGTATGATGTTAATGGGATTGAAACGTTTTACCAAATACGATAATCATCCCAATGTTGTTAAACTAAGAAACATTATTGCAGAAAAATTGACTACAGAGAATATGTATTGCTATTAA